The following are from one region of the Prevotella communis genome:
- a CDS encoding ABC transporter ATP-binding protein, with protein sequence MFAKLKRLFEIPDNHFTAKEIFRWLWKVLQGNRLQAVLNATIGLLGVGLGLSSVWAMQRAIDIASGALDGSLYVAVGVMAALILGEFAVGISRVWVRNILGVKAQNRMQQRVLARLLRSEWRGREAMHSGDIINRLEQDVKTVVTFLTETLPSTLSTLAMFVGAFVYLFQMDTWLAVTTVAILPIFILVSRIYIAYMRRYNRRVRDTDSLIQSLLTETMQHRMLVKTMEADGQMLERLDNTQQTLRQWVRKRTAFSVASNFFLNLGFSIGFLVAFLWGALRLYAGTLTFGGMTAFLQLVNRIQGPARDLAKLVPAFVSVFTAAERLMELEDIPEEQQGESCMLPAPCGIRFEQVTFNYGAPGQQPALRDFSVDFKPGTCTAVMGETGTGKTTLIRLLLALVKPQHGEIKIYSGNGDGKAEANFSLFTLHSSLTPLHRCNFVYVPQGNTLLSGTLRENLQLGSPQATDHQMREALQMACADFVAELPDGLDTRFSEQGGGLSEGQAQRIAIARALLRPGSIMLLDEATSALDVETEKKVLENILSDHRRTVIFVTHRPAVINYCDQVVTIGQ encoded by the coding sequence ATGTTCGCTAAACTGAAACGTCTTTTCGAGATTCCTGATAATCACTTTACTGCAAAGGAGATATTCCGGTGGTTATGGAAGGTGCTGCAGGGTAATCGCCTGCAGGCAGTCCTCAATGCGACTATCGGACTGCTTGGCGTTGGCCTGGGACTGTCGTCTGTCTGGGCGATGCAGCGTGCCATCGATATTGCATCAGGGGCACTTGACGGGTCGCTCTATGTTGCGGTAGGGGTGATGGCTGCCCTCATCCTGGGTGAGTTTGCTGTGGGCATCTCACGTGTATGGGTGAGGAATATCCTTGGTGTAAAAGCACAGAACCGTATGCAGCAGCGTGTCTTAGCACGGTTGCTTCGTTCTGAGTGGCGAGGACGCGAGGCGATGCATAGTGGTGATATCATCAACCGTTTGGAACAGGATGTGAAGACGGTGGTCACTTTCCTCACAGAGACGCTCCCTTCTACGCTTAGTACGTTGGCGATGTTTGTGGGTGCTTTCGTCTATCTGTTTCAGATGGATACGTGGCTGGCTGTTACAACGGTGGCTATCCTGCCCATCTTTATCCTGGTGAGCCGTATCTACATCGCTTATATGCGCAGGTACAACAGAAGGGTACGTGATACGGACAGCCTGATTCAGAGTCTGCTGACAGAGACCATGCAGCATCGTATGCTGGTGAAGACGATGGAGGCCGACGGGCAGATGCTGGAGCGACTGGACAATACCCAACAGACGTTGCGCCAGTGGGTGCGTAAACGCACGGCCTTCTCTGTGGCTAGCAATTTCTTTCTGAACTTGGGTTTTTCTATTGGATTCCTGGTGGCTTTCCTTTGGGGCGCTCTCCGTTTGTATGCTGGCACACTGACTTTTGGTGGCATGACGGCTTTCCTGCAACTGGTAAACCGTATTCAAGGACCTGCCCGTGACCTGGCAAAACTGGTGCCTGCCTTCGTGAGTGTCTTTACTGCTGCAGAGCGCCTGATGGAGTTGGAGGATATTCCTGAGGAACAACAGGGTGAGTCCTGCATGTTGCCGGCTCCTTGTGGCATTCGATTCGAACAAGTCACTTTCAATTATGGTGCTCCAGGTCAGCAGCCTGCACTTAGGGACTTTTCTGTTGACTTCAAACCTGGCACCTGTACTGCAGTGATGGGTGAGACGGGTACTGGCAAAACGACGCTCATTCGTTTGCTTCTGGCATTGGTAAAGCCGCAACATGGAGAAATAAAGATTTATAGCGGAAATGGTGATGGGAAGGCGGAAGCAAATTTTTCACTCTTCACTCTTCACTCTTCACTTACCCCCCTTCATCGTTGCAACTTTGTCTATGTGCCTCAAGGCAATACATTGCTCAGTGGCACGCTGCGCGAGAACTTGCAATTGGGAAGTCCTCAGGCTACAGATCATCAGATGAGGGAAGCTTTGCAGATGGCTTGTGCTGATTTTGTAGCCGAACTGCCTGATGGACTTGATACTCGTTTCTCCGAGCAGGGTGGGGGACTTAGTGAGGGACAGGCCCAGCGCATCGCTATTGCGCGTGCCTTGCTCCGTCCAGGTAGTATCATGTTGTTGGATGAGGCTACAAGTGCGCTTGATGTGGAGACGGAGAAGAAGGTGCTGGAAAACATCCTCAGCGACCATCGTCGCACCGTTATCTTCGTGACGCATCGTCCTGCCGTTATTAATTATTGCGACCAAGTTGTTACCATCGGTCAGTAA
- a CDS encoding NAD kinase: protein MSTKTLTFALFGNLYQREKSAAIQEVLACLKVHGARVVIDEEYYHFINEMCNVHRILDAEKDRFTTFVGDDFEADFAISMGGDGTFLKTACRVGAKHIPILGVNMGRLGFLADITPDDIESCLQALHDDDYAVESRAVIQVQADGQPLNECSYALNDVAILKRDTAAMISIRTSINGEYLTTYQADGLIVSTPTGSTAYSLSNGGPVIVPGTGVLVMTAVAPHSLNIRPVVIPDNAVITLDVESRSHSFLVATDGRSEKCGEGTCITLRRAPYNIQVVKRSSTRYFSTLREKLMWGADVR from the coding sequence ATGTCAACTAAGACCCTTACATTTGCTCTCTTTGGCAACCTCTATCAGCGTGAGAAATCTGCTGCCATACAAGAGGTGCTGGCTTGTTTGAAAGTGCATGGCGCACGTGTCGTCATTGATGAGGAATACTATCACTTCATCAATGAGATGTGTAATGTGCATCGTATCCTGGATGCTGAGAAAGACCGTTTTACCACCTTTGTGGGTGATGATTTCGAGGCTGACTTCGCCATTTCGATGGGTGGCGACGGTACGTTCCTGAAGACGGCGTGCAGGGTTGGGGCCAAACATATTCCTATCCTGGGTGTCAATATGGGACGTCTGGGATTCCTGGCTGATATCACGCCTGATGATATCGAATCCTGTCTGCAAGCCTTGCATGATGACGACTATGCTGTAGAGAGTCGTGCCGTGATTCAGGTCCAGGCCGACGGACAGCCCTTGAACGAGTGCTCGTATGCACTGAATGACGTGGCTATCCTGAAACGGGATACTGCCGCTATGATATCTATCCGTACCAGTATCAATGGCGAGTATCTCACAACGTATCAGGCCGACGGACTGATTGTCTCTACGCCAACAGGTTCTACGGCTTATTCCTTGTCTAACGGCGGTCCTGTCATCGTACCTGGTACTGGCGTGCTTGTGATGACGGCTGTTGCACCGCATTCCCTGAATATCCGTCCTGTCGTTATTCCTGACAATGCAGTGATAACCCTTGACGTGGAGAGCCGCAGTCACTCTTTCCTGGTGGCTACCGACGGACGTTCGGAGAAATGTGGCGAAGGCACCTGTATCACATTACGTCGTGCACCTTATAATATACAGGTGGTGAAGCGCAGTAGTACACGCTATTTCTCCACACTGAGGGAAAAGCTAATGTGGGGGGCGGATGTTCGCTAA
- a CDS encoding DJ-1 family glyoxalase III, which produces MAKVYVFLANGFEDVEALIPVDVLRRGGVEVITVSITGDSQVVETAHNVQIVADAMIEDCDFSDADLLFLPGGMPGASNLYGHEGVRQAVLAQAKAGKKVAAICAAPAVVLAQLGILDGKRATCYPGFEQMLTKADYTADLVTVDGNITTAEGPAAAFPFAYELLSQLVSKEVSDQIAEGMRFKHLMA; this is translated from the coding sequence ATGGCAAAAGTTTATGTTTTTCTTGCCAACGGCTTCGAGGATGTGGAGGCGTTGATACCCGTTGACGTGTTGCGTCGTGGTGGCGTAGAGGTGATTACAGTCAGTATCACTGGTGACTCACAGGTGGTTGAGACTGCCCACAACGTACAGATTGTGGCTGATGCCATGATAGAGGATTGCGACTTCAGCGATGCTGACCTGCTGTTCCTGCCAGGTGGTATGCCGGGTGCTTCCAACCTCTATGGGCACGAGGGTGTGCGCCAGGCTGTTCTCGCCCAGGCCAAGGCTGGCAAGAAGGTTGCAGCCATCTGTGCCGCTCCTGCTGTGGTATTGGCACAGCTGGGCATACTCGATGGCAAACGTGCCACATGCTATCCTGGTTTCGAGCAAATGCTGACAAAAGCCGACTATACCGCCGACCTTGTCACCGTTGATGGCAACATCACTACTGCAGAAGGTCCTGCAGCAGCATTTCCCTTTGCCTACGAACTGCTCTCACAACTTGTCAGCAAGGAGGTAAGCGACCAGATAGCAGAAGGTATGCGTTTTAAGCACTTGATGGCATAA
- a CDS encoding 2-C-methyl-D-erythritol 4-phosphate cytidylyltransferase encodes MDYIIIVAGGKGLRMGGDIPKQFLPIGGKPVLMRTLERFHEYSKDLQIILVLPKAQQNYWQQLCEEYSFKIEIRLADGGETRFHSVQNGLSLIPDDAEGVVGVHDGVRPFVSVDVIRACYDTARTRQAVIPVTPVVETLRHIPTQKNVLRSDYCMVQTPQCFDIQLLKAANKQPYSDNFTDDASVVEAYGHEVTMVEGNRENIKITTPFDLKIAETLL; translated from the coding sequence ATGGACTATATCATCATCGTGGCAGGCGGCAAAGGCCTGCGTATGGGGGGCGACATCCCCAAGCAGTTCCTGCCTATTGGCGGAAAGCCCGTATTGATGCGGACCCTGGAGCGTTTTCACGAATACTCCAAGGATTTGCAGATAATCCTTGTACTACCAAAAGCTCAGCAGAACTACTGGCAACAGCTTTGTGAAGAATACAGCTTCAAGATAGAGATACGGCTTGCTGACGGTGGAGAAACGCGCTTTCACTCAGTGCAAAACGGCCTTTCTCTGATTCCCGACGACGCAGAAGGCGTTGTCGGCGTACACGATGGTGTGCGTCCGTTTGTCAGCGTCGACGTCATTCGAGCATGTTATGACACAGCACGCACAAGACAGGCAGTCATCCCCGTGACACCTGTTGTCGAGACCTTACGCCATATCCCCACGCAAAAGAATGTATTGCGTAGCGATTACTGCATGGTACAGACACCACAGTGCTTTGACATCCAGTTGCTCAAGGCAGCCAATAAACAGCCTTATTCCGACAACTTTACTGACGACGCATCTGTCGTAGAAGCCTACGGACATGAGGTGACAATGGTTGAGGGAAACCGCGAGAACATCAAGATCACCACACCTTTCGACCTTAAAATAGCAGAGACACTATTATAG